A window of Argopecten irradians isolate NY chromosome 1, Ai_NY, whole genome shotgun sequence contains these coding sequences:
- the LOC138307594 gene encoding carnosine synthase 1-like — protein MKMAAQESFTYPSKVREQLENKTILVIGSGGHSSRKVWDIFNEARIKITLVTHEADNCEANKVDKVILYDYYTDQTANDKHVVNIVQLLGDGVGDIDGCFTFTEEDIPITAAICQKLGLRGVHPDAAMTVRSKQNTYVALRLKKRYSKYNTEKYLAISYPIGSEEDIKDAKSVRYPAILKPERHVGSRGVVKVISEEDCIQQYHRIQQLFRRDSYSDVFGRSMVLMEFLEGHSHEVDVVMYNGELVAAFITDIGLYLPETFCCTTTCVPSSICTEMQDQLKRAAYHCCYQIGLHHGVFNTEFKLTQSGPKLVEINGRQGSYRRCIIYQTTHGINLWEVAAAIACGIKPSFPKISTSSFAVGVFLYNNFHGKQFQREDVQRKLMSLVETKDIVLENRFRFKIEDIQDDNEAFLRTFCHLVALSNTSIQHARQNLIALYRGLGFTETDYNIERFTSLWA, from the exons ATGAAAATGGCTGCACAGGAATCTTTTACATACCCCAGCAAAGTCAGAGAGCAGCTGGAAAACAAGACCATCCTAGTCATCGGTTCAGGCGGGCATAGTTCAAGAAAAGTGTGGGATATTTTCAACGAAGCCAGAATCAAG ATAACTTTGGTGACGCACGAGGCCGACAACTGCGAAGCAAACAAAGTGGATAAAGTCATCTTGTATGATTATTATACAGACCAGACAGCTAATGATAAACATGTGGTAAACATCGTACAACTGCTAGGTGATGGTGTTGGAGATATTGACGGATGTTTTACCTTTACTGAGGAGGATATACCCATAACAGCTGCCATTTGTCAGAAGCTTGGACTTCGGGGAGTCCATCCGGACGCGGCCATGACTGTGCGGAGCAAACAAAACACATATGTTGCTCTTCGACTAAAAAAAAGATAttctaaatacaacacagaGAAGTACTTGGCAATATCCTACCCTATCGGAAGTGAGGAAGACATCAAAGACGCTAAATCAGTAAGATACCCCGCCATACTGAAGCCAGAGCGTCACGTAGGATCCAGGGGAGTTGTTAAGGTGATATCGGAGGAAGATTGCATCCAGCAGTATCACCGGATTCAGCAATTGTTTAGACGAGATTCTTATAGCGACGTGTTTGGGAGGTCCATGGTACTGATGGAGTTTCTAGAGGGCCATTCTCATGAAGTAGACGTAGTGATGTACAACGGTGAGCTAGTAGCCGCGTTTATTACCGATATTGGTCTATATCTCCCCGAGACGTTTTGCTGCACCACCACTTGCGTGCCTTCCAGCATTTGTACCGAGATGCAGGACCAGCTGAAGAGAGCCGCATATCATTGCTGTTACCAAATAGGGTTACATCATGGCGTGTTCAACACAGAATTTAAACTAACGCAGTCGGGTCCAAAACTCGTCGAGATTAATGGAAGACAGGGTTCTTATCGAAGATGTATCATCTACCAGACGACACATGGCATCAACTTGTGGGAGGTGGCAGCCGCTATCGCTTGTGGAATCAAACCTTCTTTTCCAAAGATATCTACCAGCTCATTTGCTGTTGGAGTATTTCTTTACAATAATTTCCACGGAAAGCAGTTTCAAAGAGAAGATGTTCAACGGAAGCTGATGTCTTTGGTTGAGACTAAAGACATTGTTCTGGAAAATCGGTTTCGGTTTAAGATAGAAGATATCCAAGATGATAATGAAGCTTTTCTGAGAACATTCTGTCATCTGGTGGCACTAAGCAACACAAGTATACAGCATGCACGGCAAAACCTGATCGCGCTCTATCGGGGCCTGGGATTTACAGAAACAGACTATAACATAGAACGATTTACCAGTCTGTGGGCCTAA